ACCAAAACCATATCTTTATTTTTTGACAGGAACAAGTGTATATTCTTTTTGTCGTCCAGTAATTTGACGTCACGctggaattcatcaatttttaatgtgGAAAGACTAACTTTTACGGAGGAGACTCCAAGATGAACTAGGAAGGCCAAAGCTTATCATATTGTCACTGGCTGAGCGGATCTTGAGCAAGCTAGGGAATCTGATTTTCCCGGTCATTGTCATATGTCCTTGAATAAACTTGGTCTGAACATGACATGGGTCGGTGTGACGTCATCACATGGCAAACAGCGCGATCGTATAACAAACTAATCGGTGTATGATCCTGGTTCAAAGTAGATGTATGCCATTTTGGTGTCTCTTTTTTTGCAAGCAAGGAAGCAAGGAAGGATAACTACTCTTCTACGAAATGTGTCAGTCAGGAAATGCCCCTTTTTCCACTAAACTCCCTTGCGCGACTATTATTCAAAGTTCTGTCtgctgtaagttttgatgtaatttccaatttttggtcCGGTTTTTTTTACTTGACTGAATGGGGAGTGTACATGTTTTTGTGCGAGTAATCGGGGGAGGGGTGAAAGCAGTATATAccatccgggggggggggtaactccatggctaatagtacgggggggggggggcctcctcacgaacatggaaacccaatctcttgtgataccagttttgagcaaaaaaacctaccctttctgataccatacaatataATAATCTAATCAGTCTAAGAACAGTCGGACTGTTCTTAATCTGTGTGATCGTCTCAGTCCACTTCCACTGTCACGGTGTGTTGATGGAGGCACTGTCAACTGGATGATACCATCATCATCTCGGGCACCATCAGCAATATGATCAATATTATTAGTGACTGTCTCTTGTCCAACTTGACGTTTTGGACGTTTTCCCTGCACCAAGTCATCCAAAATGGTCTGTTCTGCCAGAGGCATTCTGAAGACATTATGCTCCTGAAAATACTCCAGATTTACTTGACAGAGAAGTgtacagatacgactcactcgccttgcgtaccaggggtaccaacagtccaaccgacagatcggaaattttgatggtagatctgggatgtagatacatgggtttccagtgttgacagcatgattttttaacaaatgtcagtttgtgtttaaaaccggacccttttTCATACacacacctcgtgaaaagtataacttcacctTTTATGTTGGGTCATTTGAATAATTCCGATGTTTCATTGTCTATAGAGATAGCTGATACCAAGACCCCTACAGTTATTTCAGGGGAGATTTTAGGTATATCTTTAGATGAAACCTTATCCTGGGATGTTCAtattgataatttatgcaagaaaTTGAGTATGCGCATTGGATTTTTACGTAAACTTCGCACTTACATTCCTTTTGATCAGCGGTTGGTACTGTACTATGGTCTATTCCAgagtattcttgattattgctGTGTAGTTTGGGGGAACACAACAGTTAAGAATATTGATAAAGTGTTTATACTTCAGAAAAGAGCCCTACGTAcgctttttgaacttccgtTTGATTTCCCTTCGGtggatttattttcattacttaatgtcatgtctgtcagacaaagaatattttacttcaccgcaattgaaacatttaaatgtttgaaagggtatggtCCACAGTATTTATCTGATTTGTTTACCGCTCAGAGTGATGTACATAGTCATCATACACGGTCTACTTCTCGCCAGGATTTTTATGTACCTAGATGCTTCTCTAAATATGGTCAACGTAGCTTTCAATACCGTGCTGCCAAACTGTGGAATGCTTTACCAATTGAAATCAAACAAACTACTGTTCTGTACACctttaaatctgacttgaaagattatgtgaaaatgaatgttcctttgtagatgtaattattgtaattttgcttgagccccgatgaaaattactgtacaagtaactcggccgctcaataaaagtgtaaataaataaataaataaataaataaataatataccctttctgataccaacagtgcaaaaaaacgacccctttcgcgcggaccctccccgtatagccatctatgggagttaacccccccccccccgggtatACCATACATCGAATCGTTTAAAAAGCACTGTTCAAGCCCCAGCTACTCTTGTAAAGCCCCTGAATTCTCACCATATTGAATTTGGAAGATACTGATTTCGGATTAGGATTCCGCCACAAACTTCCTTTCGTCGTCAAGTTAGATTTTTGACGAATTCCGGTTGATATTCTCTGGCAAAATATTGCAGACTTTGGAAATAGATAAAAATTAACAAGTACAGGTGCAGTTTTGCCTGCAATCATACATGAAATGTGTTTTGCGGTGTGCGCGATTGAATAAAACACTGAAGTTATAATCTGATTCAGACTCACGGTGTATTGGGTTTTCCAGATGCAGCGTGACATTGGAAATTACAATCTTCACAATATATACAAGAACTTtctattagggactggtcagtttcttcggacTGGGGTTGGCCGGTGGATTactttttgccgacgtcaaaaagtggctgacccccctatttcaactttcgaaaacagggtgaccccattccaacttttgaaaacagggtgacccccctgcgtgtgacaaaggtaaaacaaaaggtggaatataaattgaataattcagtgtgtgtgtatgttttgtatatatatatatatatatatatatatatatatatatatacatatatgtaattttttgggtacattttaaacattcagtcattctgtgttttaattgttgtcatgtcagttgtaagataggaacttaaaagtgtcaattctaaagtttgaatacagtattttgaatgagctgtgaatgtagtCCACTcttttttatgcataaccagatgccagatgtaagaaaaatgtgattgtgaaatattagtgcatgttgctttctaatactgaattctaatagaggaaacagaaaaataaaggaacttgtcatgcttttcatatgaatgcagatttcataatgatcagtACCCCTTTTCCtgtcaagtccatatttcaccatcaggtcaagatggttaaaattaatgaaacacaacatattccgctatatggtgtattttaacataatattgaacatttgaaggctgttaaaagcataaaaactgtaaaattcatttttatggactaaaaatgctataacagaccaagccatgTGGGTGAAAATCCATCATGTTTTGGTtcaataccgcttttcactgacttggctgatgggcaagtgatactgtctggcaggaaaagggttaaactttgcaaaacagattttcaatttacagacatcaagatatttctgacatatatctctgatatattaatttactgcgcctgaagggcgcgccgaaaaatattaaacatcaagatatctctgatatgtatatctgatatatgaaagtcatgcagctgaagggcatgctgaaaaatattgtttgatattttaaggaaatgcgcccgaagggcgcgccgaaaaatgttaaacatacagatatctcagatagatacatatctgatatattaaagttttgcactaggatggggctctgaaaaatatgtcttattattaagGTACGCGCcccaagggcgcgccgaaaaatgcagtGTAaggggaaagtggcttcacacatcacccatctcgtcttgtatgtgctttggtgtgtttagtgtctgagttgtgttttggctgttagtgtgaaaattaacaaacgagtcgttaatttttaagtaagccatggcgagacgtgggcgtagtcgAGTGTGTCTTAGACAACCGTGACCCTTTGaccccacgtttcgaaaccagttcggtctcttcctcagtcgcctatgCACTGCGGGACGAACATATGCCTGAATGTttcgtattccgcgaagcatatattctacctgagagcgctttcgaccggttgctagtgacgacagcgaacattgtatcaatttattttcaatagaatatcgatcgaaatctgctggcGTACGGGTTCATGTGTCGAGGTCAAATCATTAATATGTCCACAtaacccgtatatattgacttagatagcataaaatcaacgtatccgttggtttcttgtacttagattgaatcgtcgacacttttttacagtttttgcgATGCGTTCACATTATGGCGCTCTTtgcaagtttggcgccattgtgagctgAATATGACCTGCGAGTGAGcacgacaacaatgtatcaatttccgataaaaggatatcgatcgataacgttcactgcacgattacagtggagagtctgcgcccgttcgcctccgttctgtgttatttttcaaatttactggaattttcatcgttgattttcgccaaaatttggtataaattacaacaacatgacATGCATTTGGTCTGTACATCTTACGAGATGCATACTGATAaaaatgcgtcaatttaaggcccgtgttctgcatatgtacacgCCGTCAGCTCGCCAAATcattgacggcaacagtatatttcagtgatcggaataaataaaattcaaataaaacaattttcgtgaagatatttaaaaatctaaaacgataggaattttgtatattaatcaaaggatcaccatgtcaattttcatcattattcgttcaaaattgaggaatttgaaccgacgagaagtgtgcaatctgttcgGTATATTAcgcgccattgttttctacggGAAATCAAGCTTATTCGCCgcgtcgtaaaatgaaaaatatatctgaaaaaacccattggtttaactttttcatttcgctgtaatttcttacgatatttgaaatagcatatctcatgaaggttaactaaaactctatcgttttacttttttgagtttccctcttatttttatgaaatgacgagttaacgatcgtttggctgttgactgtgttttcacctatttttgcatatgaataattagcacatatgtattttcataattccttcatgaaattattgccaaaatatcataatggaaaggtcaacatatgaggaaattgaatctgcaaCTTTTCCATCAATATTAAGCTGTGCAGCGTGGAAATTTGGCGAAATTTAATACATACCGTCAAAGGCGGATTTGACTCACTGTACGCGTACACGACGTACATGTGCGGCGAAAAAGTGACACGCTATATGTATATCTCtttcttatttttatatattgtgTCTATGATGTTGATCTCTTGTTTTTCTAGCAGGGAAACTAGAATattatgtttggatcgttttgtgtatatttgtttCTTGCCTTGTTCcaaatgccgtggactttggcctgtatcagtatatcgctaatgtttggatttcttttgtatgcgatgatcggttgttgtggaaatatttcattcaggcttagtgtttcgtccttgtctatgtgttcccagttttcgCACATTGCTGCTTTTTATAGCGTGTGTTCTTATATAATGTTGCTATAGTtttcgttgtgaagactagtgttttctttgtttcttcgttCGTTCGCTTGTTTTCTAGTTGCGTAATTCGTACGGCGAACTGTGCTTGGGATGTGACTGGAGATTTCCTGTTATTTTAGCCACGTTCGACTAATCTTGCATTGAGTGTATtgacctttgaaacaaagtcattttttgtgttgcaagttctgatgtatcTTAGTGTTTCGCCTCTGATCATGCTTTTAAAGCGTAGATTTAAGGTGGCCTGATGTTTTATGTAGGAATTCAAATCTGTCGATTTGTGTTTTTAGTTGTATGTGGAGTCCATCGAGACTTGTGtttgacttttttcttttttgatcaATTTGTGTCGCGTAATGTATTGGATTCTCCTTCTCCTAATGTTTGCGTCTTGTATGAGATGAACTCTGTGAGGACGATTTGGTGTTGGGATGAATTTCAACCCTTGCCCAGTGCATTGATTTTTGCTGTTGTTAACTTGTGTaatgatagattttgatgaatctaagattcgtgttgttatttatgtttatgcTATGTTCGGCATTTGTACGGTGTTTCATTGTGTTTGAGATAATATGGTGTCTCCTCTTGTACCGTATTTTTCtggcatttttgttgtttttcctgtttCTGTGTTTGGTGACACAGTATTGTGTAGATTTGTATTTTGCCATTGTGTTACGGTAGTTCTTGTTTGGAGAATTTGCTGGCCTTGAAAAAGGCCGTCTGCTATGGGTTTCAAAGACAGACCCGATTCTGTTCGTCCCTCTGGACGTTTGTGTTTTGGGTTGTGTATAGCCTTTCGTTTGGCCAATAAATTATATCGGCTCTGGAGGCATTTGGCTGTCTTTCGTGTTGTGGGATCTTGACAACTGTCAATCTCTGCTTATTGTTTGGCGATGAACGTCTTTCTTGTTTGGTTGTGTTGTGCTTGATGCAGTGGAATGTAGTCAAAGCACAAGGTGACAAATAATTTGTCACAGTGGTGCTCCGATGTTGTCACTTATTGATGAGATCAGCACTAGATAgtggcctggtaagtatgctTTACGGCGTACTTGAAGGCTCCTTGGTGTAGTTTATGTGTCGCAGAAGCGTTTTAATGCTCCGCTTTGTTTAGTTGTCGCCTCCTGTAACGAGCAGCAGGAGCAGAGTGAATCGAGCCGTATTGCAAGACCTCCTGATCTTACCTACTATGACGGGTTGCGCTATGCTGGTGTCGGACTGACAGCACTTGACTGGAGCGTCAGATCGATGTCGGTCTCGTCTGGTTATCCCGATTGAATGCCTATGTCGATGAAGAAGGCCTAGGACATAGCTTTTGTGTCGCTCGTGGTGAGATATTGAAATTACTTGTGTTTGAAGACTATTTATCTCGTATTGAGTCGATCGTGTTTGACTTCACGTCATTTTCATTGGTCGACTTATCTGTTTACTTGCCTTCTGATTGGTTGATGTTTGAGCATTTGTAATTGGCTATTTTGTTGTCGATTTTTAATAGCTCGTTGAGTTGTCGCACGATCCTCGTGTCGAGTATAAAAGCTCTAGGGTTGTGATGTCTCCATATGTGATAATATGGATGTTCTGGTTCTGTTGTACCATGGCTGAGTGTGCACAGCTCGGAGTTTTTTGTTGCACTTTTTGTTAGATGGTCGATGGATACCCATGCAGGTATTCTCGTGCATGCCCTCTTTCGTCTTAAACTTGCTAGGCAAGAATAAGTTGAGAAATCGcattgtaataaagggaaagtggcttcacacatcacccATCTCGTCCTCTATGTGcgttggtgtgtttagtgtctgagttgtgttttggctgttagtgtgaaaattaacaaacgagtccgttaattttaaagtaagccatggcgagacgtgggcgtagtcgAGTCCCAGTTTTCCCCATCagtcaccatcgtaccttggatacagtgtttacattggtcatatgggtcccatacgacctttgagcgcagttacaacgactgtatccctttaaggataaaacgtcatcgtatactcatGACTGAAACGGTAATAAAACATTAAGATAGTCACAATCATTGCACTAGCTTGGAGTTAAAGCTAGAAAATGATAACAAATAGCTGGTTGTCATGACTATGGCGGCTCTTGTCGCCATATTGCAAGGCCTGTTGTTCGTTCTCATTAGGAACCTGTCCGGCCTCGTTACCGCTGATTGGTTCCGATGTAAGATATCGCACCAACTCTGGTCAACTCGATTGCTATTCAAGTTGGTTCCATGTGGATTGCATTGTCTGTTTACCATCCAATAACAAGTAGGCCTAGATATGCCACATTGTTGATACTGTCTGCTTTGCCCCTCGATGATTTGTGTTGACTTTTGACCTGACCTGGCTTTGGAGACCCTAAAACTGATTATCGACGAGAAATTGAATACCCACACATAGTAACTGCAAATTGTTGTCAATAAACTCTTCATGATTAAGAGTACGTGACTTGGCGTACACACCAAGTTTATTGAAGAAACCAGCCTGTTACGATTTCGTaccgaaaattttgttttgcgcAACAAAATTAAATACGTTTCACGGCATGAAATTATTGTGGGGTACTGTGGATTTATATCGGGTATTCTGGATTTAaaccacccccaccccccccccccaaggagATCAACTCTGTGGTTTCAATTATTTCTGTGAACGAGAGAAATCGAACTGGGTTGTCCATGCTTGTGTCGAGGATGGATGTACCATCTGAGGGTATTATACAGTTCATCAAACCCTGGGCACATGTGTTATGTAATTTCACTCATTTATCAGAAATCAGTTGAAGGTATTTAAGTAGACATCTGCCTTATCAAATATTTCAACCTTGGTCACGTCGCTGATCCCAGACAAAGATGTAGAAATGCAGATTATACGATCTTGAATAATCTGATAGTTGGCCTCTATAGCTCTGCACAGTTTCAAACGGCGGTGCTCAGATCTGGTTTAAAGCTTTACGAGTGATTTGTTAACATACTAGATATTTACACGGCTTCTTTTTTTACGTGTGCGTATGTGAAATTCTTCACACAAATACCGCCAGAGTACTCTGCAGTTTCCCATTTCACTGAGCGAGCTGACGAGCACCAAAATGACGATTGTTAGAATTTGGACTGTCTTCGCGCTTTTCACAGGACTACTGCTTGTGTTTACAGTCGCGCAAATCGGTCTCTCAGACCAGGTACAATCCCAGTCGCTTCGACATTCAAGGTCGCTATCAGTTGGAGAAGAGACGGGAAGATCTGCAATCCGAGCGTCCGAGGGATTGACAAACCGTTTTGACGATAATTTAGCGGCACGACTGACGGATGTTGAGGAGCGCCTCCGCATCGCACTTGAAACTGTCGAGCAGCTTTCGCGAAGAGACGAGGAACACAGCCAGTCCATATCAGAGTTGAACGAAAGACTCAATGACGGCTGTAAGTGTGCGACAGGTCCAACGGCGGTACCGACGCCGGACGGAATCAAAGACGTCGACGAATGGGTCACCGCACTGAATAGAACGGAGATTCTCAACATCAAACCGAACGTCGCCCGTCCAACCAGTGATTCCTCAAGGCGGGAGGCGAATAGACGACGGCGAAGACTATTTGAAGGTCTGCTGACGAACAGAGCACCCCCCGACATATCTTTTTTGCAGCGTCGAAGGAGGTCACTCACTGCAGAAGAAGAGGATCTTGTAAAGGAAGCAGCCATGGAATTGGCCTTGATGCGTAAGTGCTGTATTTTTCATGATAAAGAATTAGACAACGTTGCTGACTAAACGTGAACATTCGTTCATTTATCGAGTAACGTTGAACGATTATCGATTTTTCTAACAGGCTTAAGTGCCCATGTGTCAAGTCCAAAATTATCCTGTAAAAACAATAGAAAGTTGGCATAGCGATAAAATAAGTCGCTGCTTATCATAAAATGCAGAGTTTgcataaaataaaattcaaacattCCCTCTgtcctttattttttattctttgttgTTGTCTCTTATTGCTGTTGTAGGGTTTTTTGTGAAATACaacttcttgttctactctcaaaaTCGCGTAAGAATGTCTACGTTCCCGTATATCAACACCGCCTGTGTGTGGCCAAATGCCATTTGATAGCATTGTTTACGACTGAATTTCAGTCCGGCCTAGAATTCAATCCTCAACGGTAAATCTGCATATTGTACACAACGTAGTGTTCGCATGACAGAGGTGTGCActtttgtcatgcaaattatcctgagtgaagaagaaaaaaatgtgcCTGTAGTGTTTGCAGGGACACAAATACAGAATATTTAggaaaaatttatttatttgtttatttatttatttgtttatttatttttttattcattggGGAAGCATCCGGGATAAAGTCTCATCTACAGGTTCCAAAAaataaactcaaaacacaaaacTACAATAATTATTGCAGACAAATACAGTCATAGAACAAGTCACATAGAAAAAGGGAGGTATGTACAAAAGGAAAACCTAAAAAAACTCAAGAAAATATTAAGAAGGTAAACTATCAAAAATAGTGTCAGTTTTAAACTGAGCATGGTTACTGAAAAGATCAATAGTTGGATGGGAAAGTAACAATTCGTTAAAACTACTCATGCACCTTATGATAGGTAAGTATTTAGAAATATTGTTACGGCTACGATGTGGGCATGTGCATAGATGTTTGCTGGTAACATTAAAACAAAGTTTTAAAAGGACATCAGGCAAGTTACAAAGACCAGCTGCACATTTTATGTAAAAACATGTACTCCGTGGCCGTAACTATTTacttgtttgtatattttgctGTGGCTATTTTACTGTGTCTTTTGATTGAAACCCTTTACCGATTGAGAGGAAAGACAATTTTGTTTACGTTCCTGATTTAGGTAAAAacgattttcgaaaataaaCTGCCGAAACGTTGTCCATACTTTACAACTTCAGTGAGCAAGAATACTAATGAGAAATAAGTGTAAATTGTTGAGTTTAGAAACAAAAGTACTAGatacacgattgaaactaatttgggataattggattttcatattttgcaaatttctcaaaagtgttaggtgccatatagctgaatgttgcaatattggaaattactcataaaaacaagtgtctaATATaagaagaaaagcagatgagattacatttgtagattaaatggacattatttcaccatccaatcatcccaaattagttccaatcgtgttcactaTTATACATTGATTTTACGGTGTCAGACATTCTCAGGTTtcgaatttcacaaaaacaagggggtaatgatttaattttttgcaaggttttgattttgtcttgtttgttccttgtttttgaaatgctcgtTTTCATTATAGGCTTAATTGAATCTGCAGAATAAAAAGCCAGTGAACAATAGTAGGAAATTAATGTTACAGTCGATATGAAAGCTGAATGTTTGGCTACAACTTTGCCTAATATTATTCCGTCTCGCCGTTATTCCCATCATGGGGGATTGTGGTCAAGCTATCAACTTGTATTATAATGAGCACAGAACGAGATGAGCAAACTGTCAATAATCAGCATTTTATGATACTAGTGCTTTTTATTAATTATTTCCCATTTTAATGGTGCCAAGAGATTTCGgtttcatgaaactttcattCTTTCCCACACTTCGGAGAACACTTCAAATAGTCGTTAAGTGTCTTGAAATACGATGCAAATGAGGAGGATACAATAACAGCCAAGGAATGCAAGAATTGTCAACCAGTTTAAAGTAGTACTGTTGTTAATGTAGTACgaacctcgaaagtgaaagacttaaatcttttgctcaaactttcctcgagacTTTCAATCAtcctctcaccaaatcaagaataaaagtccaGGGTCAGCTGTTGACATGTTTGTCTCTTTTGTAAGGCACAATTTGTCGTCTGCTCCAAATCATGCGGAACTGCCAAGGGTTCGACTATTCATCacattctgtatgtatgtaattgGCCATGCTGTCGCTGACAAGTAAAGTTTGCACCGGACGAGAAAATCGATGCCAACTTTTACAATACCAGTACATGCTGTGCAAAATGCACCGTGTCTGATCTTTTCTCATACTGTAATAGAAAAGTAGAAAATGGGCTCGTGTTTTGAAACCAAAacgatgaaaatattatcaaaagtcgCAGCAGTTGTCCCTCTGTAGGAGCATTTCAAGGATTGTCATGATCGCAATCCGAGGCCTATCCCCTAGATCTTATCAAACACTGACACCGTCTAATAGTTCTGAATTACATCCTGTCAGTTTCCAGAAGTGTTTCCTTCGTGGTCCGCTGGACTTAGATTCGATGCAATGGAGATAAATATTGGTGCAcagctttgtttgtttgtagaatACAGTTTATAGTTCAATTAACACGATttaaactaatttgggataattggatggtgtaATAATGTTGGTTCCACGTGCAAACGTAcgctcatctgtttttctttttttcgaaATACACTTATTCTTACGGGCAATTGGTAATGTTGCATCTTTAAGCTATATGGCACCTtgcacttttgataaatttgataattgaaagatccaattttcccaaattagttcaacttccaatcgtgttacttcCAATACATCAGATAAAGATTCCTTGTGTCTCCTTGTCCACACACAGTCTGCACGTGTGTGATGTGTAATCTGACAATTGAAAACTGGACTGCTGACTAGAAATCTCTCATCAACTAATCACACACACTATATAACCATTCTCGTGTATATTTGTCACCACTTCTAACCAGTTTTAAgttcttttttttaaatattcgtTTTGCTTTTCACAGATTATTTAAGACTTTGTCGTTCATGACGGCTATGATTGGAAATACAAGAGAAAGTCAAAACATATTAAGTTTAAATGTACAATATCGATGAAACAGCAATAGATATTGAGACAATTTTACGCCCAAATATTGTGACTGGACGTCTTACCATAAATTCAGTTTTGTTTCCATAAAGTTAACTCATCGTCCAAATTTAATTACTCGCACAAATTATCGTCACATCTAAAGTAGACCCTTAAGATTTGGCAGGATTCAGATTTCAATTTAATATCGTCAAACCTTTCATTACACTGAGATAATTTGCTAAACATGTTATCGTTTTCTTCCTATTGAATTCGAACTCACCGCGATAGCGAAATTCCACGGTAACTGGGAAACTCGTCTAAGGCAATGGAAAGATTGCCATCGCAGGACAAACCCTGTCTCTTGACCATATGTGAAATAAATTAACTGGCAAGATCGATTTCAGGCTATAGCTACCAATGTCATTGGTAGAATTGAGGTCAGGAGATCGGGTTTGGAGTGAAATTGAAATCCTTTCCTCGATCTTGCCGGTAACGCGTTAGCTATATCCTGAAATTGATCTATGCACTTCGCTCCATTGTAATTGATACTAGCCCGTAAGAGACGGGCAGGCAATTCGAATCATGCCCTGTTTTGATATAAATCAAGGCATGTGTTATTTTGTTACGTAGGTGACATCAAATGGCCAATTGCATATACAGCGGGTCTTCGTCTAACAACTTGATATTCTTTCTTGTTTACCAATGTTTTGTGAGTTCTAAAGgtgaaaagacaaaaaatggTGATACGATTTTAATTTAGCACGCAATTTTATCttcaaaactttgcagaatgtcattttaattacatatatataattcAATAAGGTATACTGTAAAGCCTTTAAGGCCCTCATTCGAGTTTGTGGACCTCGGTCGCACGGCGAATGGACCCTCGCACGCTGAAGCCTTTTAATACAAAACCCGCACAAAACTCGCATCAGTGCTGTAAGGATAATAATTGtgtttaaagcgcagtggtcgtcgcgctgcgcgtgcgcgattttttgttgataaacatgaatgtttgtaaacataagtcttctcaacttcaatctgagtgagatgggagcggtcccccactttgttaacgcctttgtaagactcaacatcatgcaatagtaaaatattaagatcggaaa
This genomic window from Ptychodera flava strain L36383 chromosome 10, AS_Pfla_20210202, whole genome shotgun sequence contains:
- the LOC139142680 gene encoding complement C1q tumor necrosis factor-related protein 8-like — encoded protein: MTIVRIWTVFALFTGLLLVFTVAQIGLSDQVQSQSLRHSRSLSVGEETGRSAIRASEGLTNRFDDNLAARLTDVEERLRIALETVEQLSRRDEEHSQSISELNERLNDGCKCATGPTAVPTPDGIKDVDEWVTALNRTEILNIKPNVARPTSDSSRREANRRRRRLFEGLLTNRAPPDISFLQRRRRSLTAEEEDLVKEAAMELALMRLKSSFSAIRTQPLLGNKVVPQVVTFQQWQATKGDDFNADAGVFSVSIPGIYYFSFTMRTYDNKYIGVSLVVNDAPVVAMTTDSSDRKVMQTQSAMVHLASGDQVWLMMGPSEHFALYGNNNKYTTFNGHLLYPDYEE